A window from Chelmon rostratus isolate fCheRos1 chromosome 13, fCheRos1.pri, whole genome shotgun sequence encodes these proteins:
- the rgcc gene encoding regulator of cell cycle RGCC has protein sequence MKSPKLKPQAKFANEEDLNDVLCEFDAVIEDFTSPVEKRHFRYDEHLKTVKRRSCASVSDSGISDSESAESLNRNSFSFSDERLNSPTVLSTTTNSPPFLSPKPKLGDTKELEDFIADLDKTLESM, from the exons ATGAAGTCTCCAAAATTGAAACCTCAGG CGAAGTTTGCCAACGAGGAGGATCTGAACGACGTGCTGTGTGAGTTCGACGCGGTGATCGAAGACTTCACGTCGCCGGTGGAGAAGCGACACTTCAGGTACGATGAACACCTGAAGACcgtgaagaggaggagctgcgcCAGCGTCAGCGACAGCGGCATCAGCGACTCCGAGA GTGCAGAATCACTCAACAGAAACAGTTTCAGCTTCAGTGATGAGAGGCTGAACTCCCCCACTGTGCTCTCAACTACCACCAACTCACCTCCTTTTTTGTCACCAAAAC CCAAACTTGGCGACACTAAAGAACTGGAAGACTTCATTGCCGATCTTGACAAGACATTAGAGA GCATGTGA